The proteins below come from a single Papaver somniferum cultivar HN1 chromosome 11, ASM357369v1, whole genome shotgun sequence genomic window:
- the LOC113320995 gene encoding probable 2-oxoglutarate-dependent dioxygenase At3g111800 — protein MSELLEYWPEPIIRVQSLADRGLTVVPDRYIKPPSQRPSTTNDTHQGDEQIPLIDLSGLESDDNNIRSSTLKQIYEACTEWGFFQVTNHGVSPELLHRTREVWRGFFHLPAELKQEYANTPKTYEGYGSRLGVQKGAILDWSDYYYLHLLPNSVKDHKKWPAQPISCRDETEEYGKQLVNLSRKIMKVLSRNLGLKEEYIWESFGGEDIGATLRANYYPKCPQPDLTLGLSSHSDPGGMTLLLPDEHVAGLQVRRGDNWITIKPVPGTIIINIGDQIEVLSNAIYKSVEHRVIVNSAKERVSLAVFCNPKGNLLIEPAKELVTPDRPAEYEPMTFDEYKLYMRRRGPLGKSQVESLKSPR, from the exons ATGAGCGAATTACTAGAATACTGGCCTGAACCGATAATCCGAGTCCAGTCACTGGCGGACAGAGGTTTGACTGTGGTTCCCGACAGATACATCAAACCACCTTCACAGAGACCTTCGACTACAAATGATACCCACCAAGGCGACGAACAAATCCCACTTATCGATCTAAGTGGTCTGGAATCCGATGATAATAATATCCGTTCGTCGACTTTGAAGCAAATATATGAAGCATGTACAGAGTGGGGATTCTTCCAAGTTACAAACCATGGCGTTAGTCCTGAACTTCTGCATCGAACCCGTGAAGTGTGGAGGGGTTTCTTTCATTTACCAGCTGAACTTAAACAAGAATATGCAAACACCCCAAAAACTTACGAAGGGTATGGTAGTCGTCTTGGGGTACAAAAAGGTGCCATTCTTGATTGGAGTGATTATTACTACCTTCACTTGCTTCCGAATTCTGTCAAGGATCATAAGAAATGGCCTGCTCAGCCTATTTCATGCAG GGATGAAACGGAAGAATATGGAAAACAATTGGTGAATCTGAGTCGCAAAATCATGAAGGTTTTATCGAGAAACTTAGGATTGAAAGAAGAATATATATGGGagagttttggaggagaagatATTGGAGCCACTCTACGAGCGAATTACTATCCAAAATGTCCACAACCTGATCTCACCTTAGGACTTTCTTCACACTCTGATCCTGGTGGTATGACTCTTCTGCTCCCCGACGAACATGTCGCTGGCCTTCAAGTTCGTAGAGGCGATAACTGGATTACCATAAAGCCAGTTCCCGGCACAATCATCATTAACATCGGCGACCAAATTGAG GTATTAAGCAATGCGATATACAAGAGCGTGGAGCACAGGGTTATTGTTAATTCGGCTAAAGAGCGAGTCTCCCTTGCAGTTTTCTGCAATCCAAAGGGTAATTTACTGATAGAACCTGCGAAAGAACTTGTGACACCAGATCGGCCTGCGGAGTACGAACCCATGACATTCGATGAATACAAGCTTTACATGAGGAGAAGGGGTCCGCTTGGAAAATCACAAGTAGAATCACTAAAATCGCCAAGATAA